The stretch of DNA CCTGAATTTCAAGTCGTTTGAGATACATTCAAAGCCCTACTTTATGCTGCGGTGGTGAGCAATTGGTGATGCATGGTCACATAGGTTGGCTCAGGATAGCCTTGATGGCTGTGGTATTCAGTAATGATATAGCCCAATTGTTGATACATGGCGATCAAATTGGGCAAGGCTAGGCGCACGCCGATCTTAATAATCTGGCAACCTTCGGCTTGGGCAATTGCTTCAACCGCAAGAATGAGCTGTTTGGCCAAACCTTGGCCACGATAGGCGGGCAACACCGACAAGCGCCCCAAATAGAGCGTATCACTGCCACGCCGCTCGTAGAGTACACAGGCGATTAATTGATTGTGCGCTTCGACGACCAAGACCCCGCCATCGCCCATGCGAGCACGAAAACTCTCAACTGTTTCCCAGCCAACACTAGAGGGCGGATCGAGGATGGTTTCATATTCAACAAAGGCTTGGCGAATGATCTCCAAAGCTTGGCTATGTTCATCAACAGTTGCTTCACGAATCTGCATCGAACTCCCTCAACACAACGGACTGGTGGTCGTGACTGGCGCATATTATACCTGTATCAGGTAGCTTGGATGCAACGCTAAAACAAAAAACTCAAGGGTTGAGCCTTGAGTTGATTTGGTGGAGGTGAGGGGGATCGAACCCCTTACCTTCGCAATGCCATTGCGACGCTCTACCAAGTGAGCTACACCCCCGTATCGATTTAGTTACACCAAGCAAGTTGGTGGAGGCGAGGGGACTCGAACCCCTTACCTCGACAGTGCGATTGTCGCGCTCTACCAGGTGAGCTACGCCCCCGCTTGTCGGTGTTGTGTGTTTGTTCACAACGCGGACGATTATAGCACAGGCAGCATGGGCTGTCAAATTTGGCGAAAGCAACTGTTGAAACCACCAAGGAGTAATGCTCTTTTTCTTTTTAACCACGAAGAGCACGAAGAGCACGAAGTTGCTTTAGCCACGAATTCCACAAATTTCACGAATGTTGCTTTTATCAAAACCTATTGCCAATTCCCTGAACCCTAGCCCCTGACCGCTCTCAAGTTAGCAATCATGCGATAAAAATGGTGCGTTTCTCATTTAACCTACACTTTATCCTTTGGTTACATACATTCATCCTTCGTGTTCTTCGTGCCCTTCGTGGTTAAAAAAACCCCGCTCCTATCAATTCAATTGTAGGAGCGGGGTTTAATTTGAATAAGTCTATTTATGGCGTAACGCTACAGGCAACACCATTCAAGCTGAAAGCAGTTGGTTTAGTATTCGTGCCACTGAAGCTCGCTTGCATGCCAAAGCTGGCGGTTGCCCCAGTTCCTAGGTAGCCATTCCAGTTGACGTTGGTCACATTAACCGCTTGACCAGCTTGGCTCACGTTGCCATTCCACAAATTGCTAATAAATTGATTACCTGAGTAAGTCCAAGCAAGGTTCCAGCCGTTAATCGCCGCACCGTTGTTTTTGATCACAACATCGGCGGTGAAGCCAGTTGGCCATTGGTTAGAAATTGTATAGGTCACTTGGCAACTTGAGTTGGTTTGGGTTGGAACAATCGGCGTGCTGGTTGGCACTGGGGTTGCCGTTGCTGGCCGTGGCGTGGCGGTTGGCACAATTGGCGTAGCCGTGGCAGTTGGGCCAATCGGGGTGGCCGTGGCCGGAATTGGCGTAGCCGTCGCTGGTCGTGGCGTGGCCGTGGCCGGAATTGGGGTCGCAGTTGCTGGAATTGGTGTAGCCGTCGGTGGGGTTACCGAGCCAGCTTTTTCATCCAAGTAAGCAGCTACCCAAGCCAATGGTGCATTCCAGTTGATTGTAATTTCGTTGGTTGACCACGATTCGATATGATCAACAAAACATTTTTGGGCTTTGCAACCAGGCAAACCAATGCTTTGGGCATAGGGATCTTGCAATGCCGAGTTGGGACCGCCCGAAACTGCGCCAGCTGGTGGGCGGGGAAAGCCGCTATTGGCCTGGAAGGCCCAAAAACGGTGATGGGGATTTTGCAATGGATTTTCGCCATAACCTGTTACATACGATTTATCCATGGCATTACGGCCCAGTAAATAATCCATGCCTTGGCTCATCGCATTGAGATAGCTCACATTGCCAGTAAAATCGTGGGCTAAGCCCAAAATAATCCCATTATTCAAGACAAACGAGTTGGAACCCCACGGGTAGCCAGTGCTGGTTGAATTAAATGGTGTGCCATAACCTTGGCCAGTCGTATTATTGGCAAACACG from Herpetosiphon gulosus encodes:
- a CDS encoding GNAT family N-acetyltransferase; translated protein: MQIREATVDEHSQALEIIRQAFVEYETILDPPSSVGWETVESFRARMGDGGVLVVEAHNQLIACVLYERRGSDTLYLGRLSVLPAYRGQGLAKQLILAVEAIAQAEGCQIIKIGVRLALPNLIAMYQQLGYIITEYHSHQGYPEPTYVTMHHQLLTTAA